The Cupriavidus sp. EM10 genome includes a region encoding these proteins:
- a CDS encoding hybrid sensor histidine kinase/response regulator, with product MQPPVKILAVDDIAANLTALDAVLARPGVEIVHANSGAQALELLLDHDFGLAILDVHMPDMDGFELAELMRGSKRTSQIPILFLTAAGQDSQRAFRGYATGAVDFLFKPVDARVLSAKVDVFVQLAQQKQLLSEQLETAQQLLKTNEMLMAVLAHDLRTPLSAIIASASFLGRFGGEEKLKPATDRIARSSQRMARMVDQLLHVARLHGGRVSLMPQASDLGAICAAIVDECQVSRGPLQLALELAGDTRATIDPDLIAQVVQNLVGNALQHGDPEAPVTVRVDGTDRDSVTVTVSNGGAIDAHLLPHIFDAFHSGMGTTATASASNPEGLGLGLYIARELAMLHGGTVVAESSPEERTTMFSVKLPRECCQAQRAIQAAR from the coding sequence ATGCAACCACCCGTAAAGATCCTCGCCGTCGACGACATCGCCGCGAACCTGACCGCGCTCGATGCCGTGCTGGCCCGGCCGGGCGTGGAGATCGTCCACGCCAACTCCGGCGCCCAGGCGCTGGAACTGCTGCTGGACCACGACTTCGGGCTGGCCATCCTGGACGTCCACATGCCCGACATGGACGGCTTCGAGCTGGCCGAGCTGATGCGCGGCAGCAAGCGCACCAGCCAGATCCCCATCCTGTTCCTGACGGCCGCCGGCCAGGATAGCCAGCGCGCATTTCGCGGCTATGCCACGGGCGCGGTCGATTTCCTGTTCAAGCCGGTCGATGCGCGCGTGCTGTCCGCCAAGGTCGATGTATTCGTGCAACTGGCCCAGCAGAAGCAGTTGCTGTCCGAACAGCTGGAAACCGCCCAGCAGCTGCTGAAGACCAACGAGATGCTGATGGCGGTGCTGGCGCACGACCTGCGCACGCCCCTGTCGGCAATCATCGCCTCGGCGTCGTTCCTGGGCCGCTTCGGCGGCGAGGAAAAGCTCAAGCCCGCCACGGACCGGATCGCGCGCAGCAGCCAGCGCATGGCGCGCATGGTGGACCAGTTGCTGCATGTGGCGCGTCTGCACGGCGGGCGGGTCAGCCTGATGCCGCAGGCGTCGGACCTGGGCGCGATCTGCGCGGCCATCGTCGACGAATGCCAGGTGTCGCGCGGACCGCTGCAACTTGCGCTGGAACTGGCCGGCGACACCCGCGCCACGATCGATCCCGACCTGATCGCCCAGGTCGTGCAGAACCTGGTGGGCAATGCGCTGCAGCACGGCGACCCCGAGGCGCCGGTAACAGTGCGCGTGGACGGCACTGACCGGGACAGCGTGACGGTGACGGTCTCCAACGGCGGCGCCATCGATGCGCACCTGCTGCCGCACATCTTCGACGCCTTCCATTCGGGCATGGGCACGACGGCCACCGCCAGTGCCAGCAACCCCGAAGGGCTGGGGCTGGGCCTCTACATCGCCCGCGAACTGGCCATGCTCCACGGCGGCACCGTGGTGGCCGAATCGTCGCCGGAGGAACGTACGACGATGTTCTCGGTGAAGCTGCCCCGGGAATGCTGCCAGGCGCAGCGCGCGATCCAGGCTGCAAGATAG
- a CDS encoding chemotaxis protein CheB → MTTMTQPYSGVVIGGSAGALEALNAVLPMLPARAMPAVVIVMHQLSSTPSLLPGLFAVRCAMPVHEAEDKLPVQPGHLYLAPPDYHLLLERDPDVRDGVRLALSVAPPVRFSRPSIDVLFESAAVAWRARVLGVLLSGANDDGARGLAVIRAAGGQTWVQSPESAAVETMPQEAIARGAADRILTLEAIGHGLARLTE, encoded by the coding sequence ATGACAACCATGACGCAACCGTATAGCGGGGTGGTGATCGGTGGATCGGCCGGCGCGCTGGAAGCGCTGAACGCCGTGTTGCCGATGCTGCCGGCGCGCGCCATGCCGGCGGTGGTGATCGTCATGCACCAGTTGTCGTCGACCCCGAGCCTGCTGCCGGGGCTGTTCGCCGTGCGCTGCGCGATGCCGGTGCACGAGGCCGAAGACAAGCTGCCGGTGCAGCCGGGGCATCTGTACCTGGCGCCGCCGGACTACCACCTGCTGCTCGAACGGGACCCCGACGTGCGGGACGGCGTGCGGCTGGCGCTGTCCGTGGCGCCGCCCGTGCGGTTCTCGCGGCCGTCGATCGACGTGCTGTTCGAGTCGGCCGCCGTGGCCTGGCGCGCGCGCGTGCTGGGCGTGCTGCTATCCGGGGCGAACGACGATGGCGCGCGCGGCCTGGCCGTGATCCGCGCGGCGGGCGGCCAGACATGGGTGCAGTCGCCGGAATCCGCCGCGGTGGAGACCATGCCGCAAGAGGCCATCGCGCGTGGCGCGGCCGACCGCATACTGACCTTGGAGGCGATTGGCCACGGGCTGGCCCGCCTGACCGAATGA
- a CDS encoding SRPBCC family protein has protein sequence MQITVQTTVAAPIDHVWRAYTTPADIKQWNAASDDWHTTAASVDLREGGAFSSRMEAKDGSMGFDFAGTYSEIVPNQRIAYAFGERKAVVDFAQTPQGVTVRVSFDPDSEYPVEQQQQGWQSILDNFKRHVEGK, from the coding sequence ATGCAGATCACGGTACAGACCACGGTTGCCGCCCCGATCGACCACGTATGGCGTGCCTACACGACGCCCGCCGACATCAAGCAATGGAACGCGGCGTCCGATGACTGGCACACCACGGCCGCCTCGGTCGACCTGCGGGAGGGCGGCGCCTTCTCGTCGCGGATGGAAGCGAAGGACGGCAGCATGGGCTTCGACTTTGCCGGCACCTACTCGGAAATCGTGCCGAACCAGCGTATCGCCTATGCCTTCGGCGAACGGAAGGCCGTGGTGGATTTTGCTCAAACGCCCCAAGGGGTGACGGTACGCGTGAGCTTCGATCCTGACTCGGAATACCCGGTCGAGCAGCAACAGCAGGGCTGGCAAAGCATCCTCGACAACTTCAAGCGGCACGTCGAGGGCAAGTAA